A single window of Nicotiana tomentosiformis chromosome 1, ASM39032v3, whole genome shotgun sequence DNA harbors:
- the LOC104107700 gene encoding uncharacterized protein isoform X1 has product MTSACSNNPLISSSFLLHSLKSPNVSIFFPKFSNPISSIPYIQMNSNNKSPIGNSKNPTQRRSKSPGKYKPRYGTSRKSTLKKSLSQEQVNFTKPIPEDPVVGIIGGGMSGLACALYLEKRGIRSTVFDTGIHGLGGRMGTRMIDHQPLIFDHAAQFFTVTNPKFVELVDDWLKRGLVREWQGTIGELELGGHFVPFPSSPPKYIGVNGMRPLADSLLSQTSLVNVVRPCWVSTLEPFNGTWHLSEKEKPCGQFDAIVIAHNGKCANRLLASSGLPLIARQMKRLELSPIWALLAAFEDPLPTALNAESLPFEGAFVKGVESVSWMANNTKKLLGRDSGPQCWTFFSTAAFGKQNKVPQESIPAATAERVKEAMLEGVEKALGLSKNSLQRPFYTRLQLWGAALPTNTPGIPCIFDPQGRAGICGDWLLGSSLEAAAISGIALADHIADYFEQGGPCSDEFAVGLHDEYKPLGGHDIGQFPGLESVDQTTKAPALTLTT; this is encoded by the exons ATGACCAGCGCTTGCAGCAACAACCCCCTCATCTCCTCTTCCTTCCTTCTCCATTCTCTCAAATCTCCAAATGTAtccattttcttccccaaattctcCAACCCAATTTCATCAATTCCCTACATTCAAATGAACTCCAACAACAAATCACCTATAGGAAATTCCAAGAATCCCACACAAAGAAGAAGTAAAAGTCCAGGAAAATACAAACCCAGATATGGAACTTCAAGGAAATCAACTCTGAAGAAAAGTTTGAGTCAAGAACAAGTTAATTTCACTAAACCAATTCCTGAAGATCCTGTGGTTGGTATTATTGGAGGTGGCATGTCTGGCCTTGCCTGTGCTCTTTACTTGGAGAAAAGGGGCATTCGCTCCACTGTTTTTGACACG GGAATACATGGGTTGGGAGGAAGAATGGGAACGAGAATGATTGATCATCAGCCTTTGATATTTGACCATGCAGCTCAGTTCTTCACGGTGACCAACCCGAAATTTGTCGAGCTAGTTGATGACTGGTTGAAGAGGGGTTTGGTTCGGGAATGGCAGGGTACAATTGGCGAGCTTGAACTTGGTGGGCATTTTGTTCCATTTCCTTCTTCGCCTCCCAAATATATAGGGGTCAATGGAATGCGCCCACTTGCGGATTCATTACTATCTCAG ACTTCTTTGGTCAATGTGGTACGCCCTTGTTGGGTAAGTACACTTGAACCATTTAACGGGACGTGGCACTTGAGTGAGAAGGAAAAGCCTTGTGGGCAGTTTGATGCAATTGTCATTGCAcataatg GAAAATGTGCAAATAGATTGCTCGCATCATCAGGCTTACCTCTCATTGCAAGACAAATGAAG AGACTTGAACTCAGTCCTATATGGGCTCTTCTTGCTGCATTTGAGGATCCTCTGCCTACTGCACTAAATGCAGAGTCCCTTCCCTTTGAAGGGGCTTTTGTAAAAGGAGTTGAATCTGTCTCATGGATGGCAAACAACACTAAGAAACTCTTAGGCAGAGATAGTGGTCCACAATGTTGGACATTTTTCAGCACTGCAGCATTTGGAAAGCAGAACAAAGTTCCCCAG GAAAGTATTCCAGCTGCGACGGCAGAGAGAGTGAAGGAAGCTATGCTTGAGGGTGTTGAGAAGGCTCTAGGACTGTCAAAAAATTCACTCCAAAGGCCATTTTATACCAGATTACAACTATG GGGTGCAGCTCTTCCAACCAACACTCCTGGAATTCCATGCATCTTTGATCCTCAAGGAAGAGCTGGTATATGTGGTGACTGGCTGCTTGGCTCAAGTTTAGAAGCTGCAGCTATAAGTGGCATAGCTCTTGCTGATCAT ATTGCAGATTACTTCGAACAAGGTGGACCGTGCTCAGATGAGTTTGCTGTTGGTTTGCACGATGAATATAAGCCACTTGGAGGACATGACATAGGGCAGTTCCCAGGACTGGAATCTGTTGATCAGACCACAAAGGCCCCGGCTTTAACACTCACTACATGA
- the LOC104107700 gene encoding uncharacterized protein isoform X2, with protein sequence MRPLADSLLSQTSLVNVVRPCWVSTLEPFNGTWHLSEKEKPCGQFDAIVIAHNGKCANRLLASSGLPLIARQMKRLELSPIWALLAAFEDPLPTALNAESLPFEGAFVKGVESVSWMANNTKKLLGRDSGPQCWTFFSTAAFGKQNKVPQESIPAATAERVKEAMLEGVEKALGLSKNSLQRPFYTRLQLWGAALPTNTPGIPCIFDPQGRAGICGDWLLGSSLEAAAISGIALADHIADYFEQGGPCSDEFAVGLHDEYKPLGGHDIGQFPGLESVDQTTKAPALTLTT encoded by the exons ATGCGCCCACTTGCGGATTCATTACTATCTCAG ACTTCTTTGGTCAATGTGGTACGCCCTTGTTGGGTAAGTACACTTGAACCATTTAACGGGACGTGGCACTTGAGTGAGAAGGAAAAGCCTTGTGGGCAGTTTGATGCAATTGTCATTGCAcataatg GAAAATGTGCAAATAGATTGCTCGCATCATCAGGCTTACCTCTCATTGCAAGACAAATGAAG AGACTTGAACTCAGTCCTATATGGGCTCTTCTTGCTGCATTTGAGGATCCTCTGCCTACTGCACTAAATGCAGAGTCCCTTCCCTTTGAAGGGGCTTTTGTAAAAGGAGTTGAATCTGTCTCATGGATGGCAAACAACACTAAGAAACTCTTAGGCAGAGATAGTGGTCCACAATGTTGGACATTTTTCAGCACTGCAGCATTTGGAAAGCAGAACAAAGTTCCCCAG GAAAGTATTCCAGCTGCGACGGCAGAGAGAGTGAAGGAAGCTATGCTTGAGGGTGTTGAGAAGGCTCTAGGACTGTCAAAAAATTCACTCCAAAGGCCATTTTATACCAGATTACAACTATG GGGTGCAGCTCTTCCAACCAACACTCCTGGAATTCCATGCATCTTTGATCCTCAAGGAAGAGCTGGTATATGTGGTGACTGGCTGCTTGGCTCAAGTTTAGAAGCTGCAGCTATAAGTGGCATAGCTCTTGCTGATCAT ATTGCAGATTACTTCGAACAAGGTGGACCGTGCTCAGATGAGTTTGCTGTTGGTTTGCACGATGAATATAAGCCACTTGGAGGACATGACATAGGGCAGTTCCCAGGACTGGAATCTGTTGATCAGACCACAAAGGCCCCGGCTTTAACACTCACTACATGA